ATCAGCTCTTTCGCTTTATCAATTTTCATTTTATTAAAGAACTCTATGATCGAATAACCTGTGATTTCTTTGAACGCTCTCGACAAATAAGCAGGTGACAGCTGTACTAATTCTGACAATTCACTCAAGCTCACTTTATGATTGAGCTTTTGATGCATATAGTTAATGATTTTTTCCACCTTTAAGGAAGTGGAATAATTTTGACTTTGTTTTTGTGTATTTTGAGCAATCGCGATGATAAGCTGCTGTAACAAAGTCTTCGCTACAAATTCATATCCCGGCAGCTTGGTATTCCAGCTTTGAATCATTGTTCCGAAGATATCTTCTACTTGATAATAATCCTTCAATTCATTTAGCGGTTGAAGATGGAGCGTTCCTACATGACCATTAATTCCCCATTCCTCTTCGTTCATGCTCACCTTCGCATAGTTGAAATGAACGGACAGAAAGCATAAGGGATCTTCAGCATCGATCTCTATTGAATGCCTAACCCCTGGAGAAATGTAGAATAACATACCCGCTTTAAACGAATACCTTTTGTGTTCGATCATAAAGCTGCCCTTCCCTCCAGTCACTAAGAGAAGTTCATGATGCTGAAGGGTTCTGACAAGCTTGCTCCAATTTCTCTTGGGGTCATTGAAGTATCTATAATTACAATACAGAATGTGAAAAAAAAGATTACTTAGATTCATAAAATCCCCCATATGTATCGTCTTGGAGTAACCCACTTTAATCATTGTATTATTTAGTTCTAGAAATCGCAAAAAAGAGTTTTACTAAGGTCCTACACATAAAAGAACCCACCCTGTAATTGAACTTCACCTCTATAGTAGAACACCGTTCGAGGCACATTTCATTAAAGAGCGGATTCTCAGAACAATCCTTATGGTTTCTGGATAAACAATTGTGTCCAATAATGTTGATATTGGCTAGTAGCTGTTCCCCCTACATAACCAACCCCAATATCCGTAAAGCGAGGATCTAAAATATTTGCTCTATGACCAGCACTATTCATCCACGATCTCATTACTGCTTCAGGTGTTGCTTGTCCCTCCGCAATATTTTCTCCATATGCACGCCAAGCCACTCCAAATCGATCTAACATCTGAGAAGGAGTACCGTATGCTGGAGAAGTATGACTAAAATAATTATTATCCCTCATATCTCTTGATTTCAAAACTGCAAGATCGGTGAGCCGAGAATTAAGAGTTACTGCAGCAATTCCTCTACTCGTCCGTTCTTCGTTAACTAATCGAAAGACTTGAAGTTCGAATGCATTGGCTTGTCTGATATGAATTCTTGACTGCCCTACTCTTTTCGTTGTTTTACTCGAAGTACGTTTCACTGTTGACCCTTTAGAAATAGAACTTTTCACTCTTCTTATTGATGATATTCTTTTTCTCATAATTTCCCCTCCAGCAATGTATTTATAACAATATATTGTGGAAGAGGTTTTCACGCTTGTACTTAAGTCTATAATACTACTATAAATTTACTTGACATGTATTAGATACTTTATGTTAATATAAACAAAACCATAACGTTGATATATCATCTATATTTGAATTAGGAGAGATCATATGGATTCCAAAGACCCGCTTGGTTTAGTTATTCGAGATTTGCATTTAGAAATAGCCAATTATTTGACCAGATTGCTTGCCCCTGTTCGACTTGCTCCTGAACAACATTTACTTATGGCTTTGCTGCTGGAGAAAGAAGGTTTATCTCAGAACGAGATTGCTTATAAACTTGGGAAGGACAAAGCCAGTGTTGCCCGAATGATCGCTAGCTTAGAGAACAAGGGTTACATTCATAAAGTAACAAGTACGCAAGATCGTCGTTCGGTAAATGTTTTTGTAACAGACGAAGGTAGACAATTAGAAACTAAGATAAATGAGGTGACTATCCAATTAAACGAAATTATTGCAACAGGATTATCTCCTGCGGAATATTCAACACTAAAAACTTTATTAACGCGTGTACAGAATAATGTAAGAGATGCATAAATGATTTTCGCTGTCCTATAGTTGACATATCATCTATTCTATATAAAAAATGAATCTATTTCTGAAAAGAGGTTTCTTCCTATCATGGAATCAACAGCAGCTGTTCAAGTTAAACGTCCCGCCCTTATGGCCTTCTCACTTATGCTAGGTGCATTCGTCGGGCTATTTAGTGAAA
This Paenibacillus sp. FSL R5-0345 DNA region includes the following protein-coding sequences:
- a CDS encoding AraC family transcriptional regulator, with product MIKVGYSKTIHMGDFMNLSNLFFHILYCNYRYFNDPKRNWSKLVRTLQHHELLLVTGGKGSFMIEHKRYSFKAGMLFYISPGVRHSIEIDAEDPLCFLSVHFNYAKVSMNEEEWGINGHVGTLHLQPLNELKDYYQVEDIFGTMIQSWNTKLPGYEFVAKTLLQQLIIAIAQNTQKQSQNYSTSLKVEKIINYMHQKLNHKVSLSELSELVQLSPAYLSRAFKEITGYSIIEFFNKMKIDKAKELILEGDMKIKEVAQTLGFTDEFYFSRIFKRMTGISPSEFHSKNVHGV
- a CDS encoding CAP domain-containing protein; this encodes MRKRISSIRRVKSSISKGSTVKRTSSKTTKRVGQSRIHIRQANAFELQVFRLVNEERTSRGIAAVTLNSRLTDLAVLKSRDMRDNNYFSHTSPAYGTPSQMLDRFGVAWRAYGENIAEGQATPEAVMRSWMNSAGHRANILDPRFTDIGVGYVGGTATSQYQHYWTQLFIQKP
- a CDS encoding MarR family winged helix-turn-helix transcriptional regulator → MDSKDPLGLVIRDLHLEIANYLTRLLAPVRLAPEQHLLMALLLEKEGLSQNEIAYKLGKDKASVARMIASLENKGYIHKVTSTQDRRSVNVFVTDEGRQLETKINEVTIQLNEIIATGLSPAEYSTLKTLLTRVQNNVRDA